Proteins co-encoded in one Medicago truncatula cultivar Jemalong A17 chromosome 8, MtrunA17r5.0-ANR, whole genome shotgun sequence genomic window:
- the LOC25480789 gene encoding uncharacterized protein, whose amino-acid sequence MDKVSSDCPYPGCFFCVMKEANPSKRRASVLKFFRELPCQDDDGQVLPISGLWNTAMAHPNDPEFIELGIFECMSALIWKGLKNRRWLSHDQNIYIPYYAAHIIGSYTMNMEEFAESSVHAGVIPPLVELLRGRLTWVEQRVAVRALGHLATYASTFPTLASHGEILELSIQLAMSSLEIVYSHFYQYVDRRLSYHCDLLTRGMGGVEMESRKAEEWASQLQCWSLQLINCFAFKPEFLPTICKQEFLTKLPGMWGGLVNENSPAGIGLLRTICHQKLGRGPVASCPGIIEALCNIARSSDDWQYMAIDCLLWLLQDPNTCHKVIDKVVPALVDLAEITTLGDHKKLGDSIVSVLQDCIETQGSGRSSISSRTKEQIEDLLSSKERLKWEKNMPKEDLHIKQAAALVVKLEGNSLFSSGNISGAASKYSEALALCPMRSKKERVVLYSNRAQCYLLLQQPLAAISDATRALCLHRPVNRHAKSLWRRAQAYDMLGLAKESLLDAILFINECSQSNDPDLSLRQNKVPDYAERLVKKQMRAAWLFREAAVKHGGVHNQGDGGDIYGPETDDSEWETASESDMGNDGIGDDDDGDWNNDDDRKE is encoded by the exons ATGGATAAAGTTTCATCAGACTGTCCATACCCAGGATGCTTCTTTTGTGTCATGAAGGAAGCGAATCCAAGCAAACGCAGAGCAAGTGTATTGAAGTTCTTTAGAGAACTTCCGTGTCAAGATGATGATGGTCAGGTTCTCCCTATCAGTGGTCTTTGGAACACAGCAATGGCACATCCGAATGACCCTGAATTCATAGAGCTGGGAATTTTTGAATGCATGTCTGCTCTCATATGGAAAGGACTGAAGAATCGACGCTGGCTTTCTCACgatcaaaatatatacattcCTTATTATGCTGCTCATATCATTGGTTCCTACACAATGAATATGGAAGAATTTGCAGAAAGTTCTGTGCATGCTGGTGTCATTCCTCCTTTAGTTGAGCTTCTAAGAGGTAGGTTGACTTGGGTTGAGCAGAGGGTAGCAGTTAGAGCTTTGGGACATTTAGCTACATATGCCAGTACTTTTCCCACTTTAGCCAGTCACGGTGAAATTCTCGAGCTTTCAATCCAATTAGCGATGAGTTCCTTGGAAATAGTTTATTCACACTTTTACCAATATGTTGATAGAAGGCTAAGTTATCACTGTGATCTTCTTACGCGCGGCATGGGTGGTGTTGAAATGGAGTCTAGGAAGGCCGAGGAATGGGCTAGCCAGCTGCAATGTTGGTCACTTCAGCTCATTAATTGTTTTGCTTTTAAACCGGAATTTCTTCCTACCATATGCAAGCAAGAATTTCTAACAAAACTACCTGGCATGTGGGGTGGACTTGTTAATGAAAATTCACCAGCTGGTATTGGCTTATTAAGAACAATTTGTCATCAAAAGCTTGGTAGGGGACCTGTTGCTAGTTGCCCTGGAATTATTGAAGCATTGTGTAATATTGCTCGGTCTTCAGATGATTGGCAGTATATGGCTATTGATTGTCTTCTATGGTTGCTGCAAGATCCGAATACATGTCACAAG GTAATTGATAAAGTGGTGCCTGCATTAGTTGACCTTGCGGAGATTACAACTCTAGGTGATCATAAAAAACTTGGTGATTCCATTGTCAGTGTTCTTCAAGATTGCATCGAGACACAAGGGTCGGGAAGAAGCTCAATTAGTAGTCGCACTAAAGAACAAATAGAGGATCTATTAAGTTCGAAGGAGAGATTAAAATGGGAAAAGAATATGCCCAAGGAAGATCTACATATTAAGCAGGCTGCAGCACTGGTTGTCAAGCTTGAAGGAAATTCCCTGTTCTCATCTGGAAATATTTCTGGTGCTGCATCAAAATACTCAGAAGCATTGGCATTGTGTCCTATGAGATCCAAGAAGGAGAGAGTTGTTCTCTATAGCAATCGGGCTCAATGTTATCTTTTGCTGCAACAACCTTTGGCTGCCATAAGTGATGCTACCCGCGCACTATGTCTCCACAGACCTGTCAATCGTCATGCCAAAAGTCTCTGGAGGCGAGCACAAGCTTATGACATGCTAGGGTTAGCAAAAGAAAGTTTATTGGATGCTATTCTATTTATAAACGAGTGCTCCCAGTCAAATGATCCTGATCTCTCACTGAGGCAAAATAAAGTTCCGGATTACGCTGAGCGATTAGTTAAGAAGCAGATGCGTGCTGCTTGGTTATTTCGAGAGGCAGCTGTTAAGCATGGTGGCGTCCATAATCAGGGTGATGGTGGTGATATATATGGTCCAGAGACTGATGACTCTGAATGGGAGACAGCTAGTGAAAGTGATATGGGAAATGATGGAATTGGCGATGATGACGACGGTGATTGGAATAACGACGATGACAGGAAAGAATAG